From Pseudoxanthomonas sp. YR558, the proteins below share one genomic window:
- a CDS encoding response regulator transcription factor: MSAPAILVADDHPLFRNAVIHALREALPAATVTEAAGATALGQALDQRPDTDLVLLDLTMPGAHGFSALLHVRGEHPEVPVVVISSNEHPRVIRRAQQFGAAGFIPKSSPADTIGEAVIAVLEGGAWFPPLTAERSEHDAALAARLAQLTPQQFRVLLCLADGLLNKQIAHELGLAENTVKVHVTAILKKLECHSRTQAAVLVKSLEPEAPPAE, encoded by the coding sequence ATGAGTGCGCCCGCCATCCTCGTCGCCGACGACCACCCGCTGTTCCGCAATGCGGTGATCCACGCACTGCGCGAGGCGCTGCCGGCCGCGACGGTGACGGAAGCGGCCGGCGCCACCGCGCTGGGCCAGGCCCTGGACCAGCGTCCGGACACCGACCTGGTCCTGCTGGACCTGACGATGCCGGGCGCGCATGGCTTCTCGGCGCTGCTGCATGTGCGCGGCGAGCATCCGGAAGTGCCGGTGGTGGTGATCTCGTCGAACGAGCATCCACGGGTGATCCGGCGTGCGCAGCAGTTCGGTGCGGCCGGTTTCATTCCCAAGTCCTCACCCGCCGACACCATCGGCGAAGCGGTGATCGCGGTACTGGAGGGTGGAGCCTGGTTTCCGCCGTTGACCGCGGAACGCTCCGAGCATGACGCCGCGCTCGCGGCCCGCCTTGCACAACTCACCCCGCAGCAGTTCCGCGTGCTGCTGTGCCTGGCCGACGGCTTGCTCAACAAGCAGATCGCGCACGAACTCGGCCTGGCCGAGAACACGGTGAAAGTGCACGTCACCGCGATCCTGAAGAAGCTGGAATGCCACAGCCGCACCCAGGCGGCGGTGCTGGTGAAATCGCTGGAGCCGGAAGCGCCGCCGGCCGAGTGA